Proteins from a genomic interval of Nasonia vitripennis strain AsymCx chromosome 3, Nvit_psr_1.1, whole genome shotgun sequence:
- the LOC103317950 gene encoding proton-coupled amino acid transporter-like protein CG1139 isoform X2, with translation MQKFEGDTRNAQTGTDDYDPEEHRPPEQLTTGTFAVFMHLIKAAIGSGILFLPYAFRRTGYLAAILCSIFIGTISIHTAVITVQCCQILCKRSHVPSLNFAETAEASFKLGPEPFRKYAGAFALATNVIVCFVQYETAVVYSIYVASSFQQVFEYLSGWNHQDVRIYLLVFLPIFCALSLIPNFKYLVPFTIIGSICLLLGFCTTLYYMIDQFPSPSRLEMYTDIEHLAIYCSVFLFAVHNMSMLMPLENTMRHPRRMGLVLGVSMIVNVIVNVTFGFLGYNKYQNACDTVIKNLPLDELPAQMVKVAVSLSVLLTYGLQYYVPITILWPMIAKRIGNKRVYETFFRLGGVIACT, from the exons ATGCAGAAATTCGAAGGCGACACCAGAAACGCGCAGACCGGAACCGATGACTACGATCCCGAGGAGCACAGACCTCCAGAGCAGCTCACTAC TGGCACCTTCGCCGTATTCATGCACCTCATAAAAGCCGCGATCGGCAGTGGTATATTGTTTTTACCTTACGCTTTTCGAAGAACTGGATATCTCGCGGCTATCTTGTGCAGTATTTTCATCGGGACTATAAGCATTCACACGGCCGTGATAACG GTGCAATGCTGCCAGATCCTGTGCAAGCGGTCGCATGTACCCTCGCTGAATTTCGCCGAGACGGCCGAGGCCTCGTTCAAACTGGGGCCCGAGCCGTTTCGAAAGTACGCCGGCGCCTTCGCCCTCGCCACCAACGTCATCGTCTGTTTCGTCCAGTACGAGACGGCGGTCGTCTACTCGATCTACGTCGCTTCGTCCTTCCAGCAG GTGTTTGAGTATCTTTCCGGATGGAACCACCAGGACGTGCGAATCTACCTCCTCGTCTTTCTGCCAATATTTTGCGCTCTGTCGCTCATCCCGAACTTCAAGTACCTCGTGCCCTTTACCATAATTGGCTCGATTTGTCTGCTGCTGGGATTTTGCACCACCTTGTACTACATGATAGACCAGTTCCCGTCGCCAAGCCGACTTGAAATGTACACCGACATCGAGCACCTGGCCATCTATTGCAGTGTCTTCCTGTTCGCTGTACACAACATGTCGATGCTCATGCCTCTGGAGAACACGATGCGCCACCCCCGCAGGATGGGACTCGTGTTGGGCGTCTCGATGATCGTCAACGTCATCGTCAACGTGACCTTCGGTTTTCTGGGTTACAATAAGTATCAAAACGCCTGCGACACGGTCATTAAGAATTTGCCGCTCGACGAGTT GCCCGCGCAGATGGTGAAGGTCGCAGTTTCGCTGTCGGTGCTACTGACGTACGGACTTCAGTATTACGTACCGATCACTATTCTATGGCCGATGATCGCGAAGAGAATAGGTAATAAGCGCGTCTACGAAACATTTTTTCGTCTGGGTGGAGTCATCGCCTGTA CATAA
- the LOC103317950 gene encoding proton-coupled amino acid transporter-like protein pathetic isoform X1: MQKFEGDTRNAQTGTDDYDPEEHRPPEQLTTGTFAVFMHLIKAAIGSGILFLPYAFRRTGYLAAILCSIFIGTISIHTAVITVQCCQILCKRSHVPSLNFAETAEASFKLGPEPFRKYAGAFALATNVIVCFVQYETAVVYSIYVASSFQQVFEYLSGWNHQDVRIYLLVFLPIFCALSLIPNFKYLVPFTIIGSICLLLGFCTTLYYMIDQFPSPSRLEMYTDIEHLAIYCSVFLFAVHNMSMLMPLENTMRHPRRMGLVLGVSMIVNVIVNVTFGFLGYNKYQNACDTVIKNLPLDELPAQMVKVAVSLSVLLTYGLQYYVPITILWPMIAKRIGNKRVYETFFRLGGVIACTSLAIALPHLAQLLGLFAALSMTTVMLLIPAMIEITTKWNDPGRARHYLMLVKNVFILFVWLMIMVFGTIENIRDILREYSGAEDPDAAICG; the protein is encoded by the exons ATGCAGAAATTCGAAGGCGACACCAGAAACGCGCAGACCGGAACCGATGACTACGATCCCGAGGAGCACAGACCTCCAGAGCAGCTCACTAC TGGCACCTTCGCCGTATTCATGCACCTCATAAAAGCCGCGATCGGCAGTGGTATATTGTTTTTACCTTACGCTTTTCGAAGAACTGGATATCTCGCGGCTATCTTGTGCAGTATTTTCATCGGGACTATAAGCATTCACACGGCCGTGATAACG GTGCAATGCTGCCAGATCCTGTGCAAGCGGTCGCATGTACCCTCGCTGAATTTCGCCGAGACGGCCGAGGCCTCGTTCAAACTGGGGCCCGAGCCGTTTCGAAAGTACGCCGGCGCCTTCGCCCTCGCCACCAACGTCATCGTCTGTTTCGTCCAGTACGAGACGGCGGTCGTCTACTCGATCTACGTCGCTTCGTCCTTCCAGCAG GTGTTTGAGTATCTTTCCGGATGGAACCACCAGGACGTGCGAATCTACCTCCTCGTCTTTCTGCCAATATTTTGCGCTCTGTCGCTCATCCCGAACTTCAAGTACCTCGTGCCCTTTACCATAATTGGCTCGATTTGTCTGCTGCTGGGATTTTGCACCACCTTGTACTACATGATAGACCAGTTCCCGTCGCCAAGCCGACTTGAAATGTACACCGACATCGAGCACCTGGCCATCTATTGCAGTGTCTTCCTGTTCGCTGTACACAACATGTCGATGCTCATGCCTCTGGAGAACACGATGCGCCACCCCCGCAGGATGGGACTCGTGTTGGGCGTCTCGATGATCGTCAACGTCATCGTCAACGTGACCTTCGGTTTTCTGGGTTACAATAAGTATCAAAACGCCTGCGACACGGTCATTAAGAATTTGCCGCTCGACGAGTT GCCCGCGCAGATGGTGAAGGTCGCAGTTTCGCTGTCGGTGCTACTGACGTACGGACTTCAGTATTACGTACCGATCACTATTCTATGGCCGATGATCGCGAAGAGAATAGGTAATAAGCGCGTCTACGAAACATTTTTTCGTCTGGGTGGAGTCATCGCCTGTA CTTCGCTGGCCATAGCGTTGCCGCATTTGGCGCAACTACTGGGCTTGTTTGCCGCGCTGAGCATGACAACGGTAATGTTGTTGATTCCCGCGATGATCGAGATCACGACCAAGTGGAACGACCCAGGACGAGCCAGGCATTATCTCATGCTCGTCAAGAATGTCTTCATCCTATTTGTTTGGCTGATGATTATG GTTTTCGGTACGATCGAGAACATACGGGATATCTTGCGCGAGTACAGCGGCGCCGAGGATCCTGACGCGGCGATCTGCGGTTAG